The Oncorhynchus kisutch isolate 150728-3 unplaced genomic scaffold, Okis_V2 Okis07a-Okis12b_hom, whole genome shotgun sequence genome includes a region encoding these proteins:
- the LOC109887306 gene encoding C-type lectin domain family 10 member A-like: MSEDIYAVPDMTKKVKFNRGEMKERIVDIYVSADTLRDGETSTKREVTVDTAPNNGPGDQHSVHVQWWKRPSGVAAVCLGLLCVLLLAGIIGQSLQYSNVSKNSSAERDQLQTSNNNLTKERDQLQTSYNNLTKERDQLQTSYNNMTKERYQLETKYNNLTKEKDQLQTSYNNLTQKRDQLQTRYNNLTNERDQLQTEKAFLKMRLTYLKQTCPEGWQKFESSWYFLSTETKTWKESREDCLERGADLVIINSDKEQTFLLNLNKRVWIGLTDSVKEGIWKWVDGTPLTTGYWYYPQPDNGGDKPENGEEDCVEIRTDQSPQEAWNDLSCAENLHWICEKVV; the protein is encoded by the exons ATGTCTGAGGACATCTATGCTGTGCCAGATATGACAAAGAAGGTCAAGTTTAACAGAggtgagatgaaggagaggattgtggacaTCTACGTCAGTGCAGACACCCTGAGAGACGGTGAGACCAGCACCAAGAGAGAAGTGACAGTAGACACTGCTCCCAATAATGGACCAGGAGACCAGcactcag TACATGTTCAGTGGTGGAAGAGACCCTCTGGAGTTGCTGCAGTGTGTCTGGGGCTGCTGTGTGTTCTCCTACTGGCTGGGATCATTGGCCAGTCGTTACAAT ACAGCAACGTCTCAAAGAACTCAtctgcagagagagaccagctacagaccagcaacaacaacctgactaaagagagagaccagctacagaccagttacaataacctgactaaagagagagaccagctacagaccagttacaataACATGACTAAAGAGAGATACCAGCTAGAGACCAAATACAATAACCTGACTAAAGAgaaagaccagctacagaccagttacaacaacctgactcaaaagagagaccagctacagaccagatacaacaacctgacgaatgagagagaccagctacagactgAGAAAGCGTTTCTTAAAATGAGGCTGACCTATCTCA aacaaacatgccctGAAGGCTGGCAGAAGTTTGAATCCAGTTGGTACTTCCTGTCTACTGAGACTAAAACCtggaaggagagcagagaggactgtctggagagaggagcagacctggTGATCATAAACAGTGATAaggaacag ACATTTCTCCTCAACCTCAACAAGAGAGTCTGGATTGGTCTGACTGACTCTGTTAAGGAGGGGATTTGGAAATGGGTGGACGGCACCCCACTGACCACAGG gtactggtattaccCACAGCCTGATAATGGTGGTGACAAACCAGAAAATGGTGAGGAGGACTGTGTTGAGATACGCACAGATCAGAGTCCTCAGGAGGCATGGAATGACTTGTCATGTGCGGAGAATCTTCACTGGATTTGTGAGAAAGTAGTTTaa